The following proteins are encoded in a genomic region of Pseudoxanthomonas suwonensis 11-1:
- a CDS encoding GAF domain-containing protein, producing MSFTTIPLTGSKPEQYDQLLSQVRGLLHGERDRVANAANLSSLVYHALPALNWVGFYFYDGTELVVGPFQGLPACVRIPLDKGVCGAAASTRQTQRVADVHAFPGHIACDSASRSELVVPLVDGDTLVGVFDLDSPEPGRFDAEDQAGLEAIAAAFVQSLR from the coding sequence ATGTCATTCACCACCATCCCGCTTACCGGCAGCAAGCCGGAACAGTACGACCAGCTCCTGTCCCAGGTGCGTGGCCTGCTGCACGGCGAACGCGACCGCGTCGCCAATGCCGCCAACCTGTCCTCGCTGGTCTACCACGCCCTGCCCGCGCTCAACTGGGTCGGCTTCTACTTCTACGACGGTACCGAACTGGTCGTGGGGCCGTTCCAGGGCCTGCCGGCCTGCGTGCGCATCCCGCTGGACAAGGGCGTATGCGGCGCGGCCGCCAGCACCCGCCAGACCCAGCGCGTGGCCGACGTGCATGCCTTCCCGGGCCATATCGCCTGCGACTCGGCCTCGCGTTCGGAACTGGTGGTGCCGCTGGTCGATGGCGACACCCTGGTCGGCGTGTTCGACCTGGACAGCCCCGAGCCTGGCCGCTTCGATGCCGAGGACCAGGCCGGCCTGGAAGCCATCGCCGCCGCCTTCGTGCAGTCGCTGCGCTGA
- the bioD gene encoding dethiobiotin synthase, giving the protein MDLRNVDRLYVTGTDTGAGKTLASCTLLHALRAVGRRAVGMKPVASGCERIEGAWRNEDALALQAASDPRPAYADLNPFALPEPLAPELATRAAGVEVTLPPLLEAFARLRAQADVVVVEGVGGWAAPLAAGIDQADLARALDAPVVLVVGMRLGCLNHARLSARAIAADGFRLAGWIASEVDPDMACRDGNFELLRARLDAPCLGRLPYSPAPDPARLAAALSLGA; this is encoded by the coding sequence ATGGACCTGCGCAACGTCGATCGCCTCTACGTCACCGGCACCGATACCGGCGCCGGCAAGACCCTCGCCAGCTGCACCCTGCTGCATGCCCTGCGCGCGGTCGGACGCCGTGCCGTTGGGATGAAGCCGGTGGCCAGCGGCTGCGAACGCATCGAAGGCGCCTGGCGCAACGAGGACGCGCTGGCCCTGCAGGCGGCGAGCGATCCGCGGCCGGCCTACGCGGACCTCAATCCGTTCGCCTTGCCCGAGCCGCTGGCACCGGAACTGGCCACGCGCGCGGCCGGCGTCGAGGTCACGTTGCCGCCGTTGCTGGAGGCATTCGCCCGCCTGCGCGCGCAGGCCGACGTGGTCGTGGTCGAGGGCGTGGGCGGCTGGGCCGCGCCGCTGGCGGCCGGTATCGACCAGGCCGACCTGGCGCGCGCGCTGGATGCACCGGTGGTGCTGGTGGTCGGCATGCGCCTGGGCTGCCTCAACCATGCCCGCCTGAGCGCGCGGGCGATCGCCGCCGATGGCTTCCGGCTGGCCGGCTGGATCGCCAGCGAGGTCGACCCGGACATGGCCTGCCGCGACGGGAACTTCGAACTGCTTCGGGCGCGGCTGGATGCGCCCTGCCTGGGGCGGCTGCCGTATTCGCCGGCGCCGGATCCGGCGCGGCTGGCGGCGGCGCTGTCGCTGGGCGCCTGA
- the queD gene encoding 6-carboxytetrahydropterin synthase QueD, with translation MEIFKVFTLEAAHRLPNVPQGHKCSRLHGHSFRVELHVEGPVDPQAGWVMDFADLKAAFKPLYEQLDHHYLNDIPGLDNPTSENLAAWIWDKLKPAVPLLSEVVVHETCTSGCRYRG, from the coding sequence ATGGAAATCTTCAAGGTCTTCACCCTCGAGGCGGCGCACCGCCTACCCAACGTGCCGCAGGGCCACAAGTGCTCGCGCCTGCACGGCCACTCGTTCCGGGTGGAGCTGCACGTGGAAGGTCCGGTCGATCCGCAGGCCGGCTGGGTGATGGACTTCGCCGACCTCAAGGCCGCGTTCAAGCCGCTGTACGAGCAGCTGGACCACCACTACCTCAACGACATCCCCGGCCTGGACAACCCGACCAGCGAGAACCTGGCCGCGTGGATCTGGGACAAGCTCAAGCCTGCGGTGCCGCTGCTGAGCGAGGTCGTGGTCCACGAGACCTGCACCTCCGGCTGCCGCTACCGCGGCTGA
- the btuB gene encoding TonB-dependent vitamin B12 receptor — protein sequence MKSSPFPPLCLAVAAALAPASASALDAATDLDEVVVTATRTVQSVHEALVPVQVIDRATIERSQASSLQDLLRGRAGINLSNQGGHGKVSALMLRGTESDHVLMLVDGMRIGAASNGMPALQDIPLDQIERIEIVRGPRSSLYGSEAIGGVIQVFTRGAGQGLRQDLRIGVGSHELREASAGLSWRGRRGWVSARAGHREEEGINACRGTAAGWGAGCYVDEPDRDGHRNTSINLRGGMKLGEDVEVQAHVLDSDSRNEYDGSVFGGNEADNLQQVVGGRLDWRIAERVSLQAQLGRTRDDAYGYHREGASRSLVNVFRTRRDLASVQMDAGFGEEQLLSAGLDWQDDHVTSANGFDRDRRDNLGAFVEYQGRFGAHSLQASVRNDDNAQFGDHATGSLGYGFAINGTWRLAASAGTGFKAPTFNDLYYPGFSNPLLEPEESRSVNLGVHGQGDGWSLGVDVFQTRIDELIGYDTGFNLVNIDRARIRGAELTAATALAGFDLALELSWLDPRNESDGINDGNWLPRRARRTGRIDVDRRFGVFNAGLSVTGASNRHDDVANTTRLGGYGLVDLRLEWELSPAWTLQAKASNVFDRSYETVAWYNQPGREYALALQYRTP from the coding sequence ATGAAATCTTCCCCGTTCCCTCCCCTCTGCCTTGCCGTGGCCGCTGCCCTGGCGCCTGCCAGCGCCTCTGCGCTGGATGCCGCCACCGACCTCGACGAGGTCGTGGTCACTGCCACCCGTACCGTCCAGTCCGTGCACGAGGCACTGGTGCCGGTGCAGGTGATCGACCGCGCCACGATCGAGCGCAGCCAGGCCAGCTCGCTGCAGGACCTGCTGCGTGGCCGCGCCGGCATCAACCTGTCCAACCAGGGCGGGCACGGCAAGGTCAGCGCGCTGATGCTGCGCGGCACAGAATCCGACCATGTGCTGATGCTGGTCGATGGCATGCGCATCGGCGCGGCCAGCAACGGCATGCCGGCGCTGCAGGACATACCGCTGGACCAGATCGAACGGATCGAGATCGTGCGCGGCCCGCGCTCCAGCCTCTACGGCTCGGAGGCGATCGGCGGCGTGATCCAGGTGTTCACCCGCGGCGCCGGACAAGGCCTGCGCCAGGACCTGCGCATCGGCGTGGGCAGTCACGAGCTGCGCGAGGCCAGTGCCGGCCTGTCCTGGCGCGGCAGGCGCGGCTGGGTCTCGGCCCGCGCCGGGCATCGCGAGGAGGAAGGCATAAACGCCTGCCGCGGCACTGCCGCCGGCTGGGGCGCGGGCTGCTATGTCGACGAGCCCGACCGCGACGGCCATCGCAACACCTCGATCAACCTGCGTGGCGGCATGAAGCTGGGCGAGGACGTGGAAGTGCAGGCCCACGTGCTGGATTCGGACAGCCGCAACGAGTACGACGGCAGCGTGTTCGGTGGCAACGAGGCCGACAACCTGCAGCAGGTCGTCGGTGGCCGGCTCGACTGGCGCATCGCCGAGCGCGTTTCGCTGCAGGCCCAGCTCGGTCGCACCCGCGACGACGCATACGGCTACCACCGCGAGGGCGCCAGCCGCAGCCTGGTGAACGTGTTCCGCACCCGCCGCGACCTGGCCTCGGTGCAGATGGATGCCGGCTTCGGCGAGGAACAGCTGCTCAGCGCCGGCCTGGACTGGCAGGACGACCACGTCACCAGCGCCAACGGCTTCGACCGCGACCGCCGCGACAACCTCGGCGCCTTCGTCGAGTACCAGGGCCGCTTCGGCGCGCATTCGCTGCAGGCCAGCGTGCGCAACGACGACAACGCCCAGTTCGGCGACCACGCCACCGGCAGCCTCGGCTACGGCTTCGCCATCAACGGGACATGGCGCCTGGCCGCCAGCGCCGGCACCGGCTTCAAGGCACCGACCTTCAACGACCTGTACTACCCCGGCTTCAGCAACCCGCTGCTTGAGCCGGAGGAGTCGCGCAGCGTGAACCTCGGCGTGCACGGCCAGGGCGATGGCTGGAGCCTGGGCGTGGACGTGTTCCAGACCCGGATCGACGAGCTGATCGGCTACGACACCGGCTTCAACCTGGTGAACATCGACCGCGCCCGCATCCGCGGCGCCGAGCTGACCGCGGCCACCGCGCTGGCCGGCTTCGACCTGGCGCTGGAACTGAGCTGGCTGGACCCGCGCAACGAGAGCGACGGCATCAACGACGGCAACTGGCTGCCGCGCCGCGCACGCCGCACCGGCCGCATCGACGTGGACCGCCGCTTCGGCGTATTCAACGCCGGCCTGAGCGTCACCGGCGCCAGCAACCGCCATGACGATGTCGCCAACACCACCCGCCTGGGTGGCTACGGCCTGGTCGACCTGCGCCTGGAGTGGGAGCTGTCGCCGGCCTGGACCCTGCAGGCCAAGGCCAGCAACGTGTTCGACCGCAGCTACGAGACGGTGGCCTGGTACAACCAGCCCGGCCGCGAATACGCCCTCGCCCTGCAGTACCGCACGCCGTAG
- a CDS encoding phasin family protein encodes MSYQFNEQFSAYTHQFAAVAARMNRLALENAETLFGVQLRTLEKNVEATTSYLGELAEARDLDAYRSLLPKGLQIARDNAERVAAAGQEVIGLTLKTGEALGELAKNQFEAATSQVQATVAKAARKR; translated from the coding sequence ATGTCCTACCAGTTCAACGAGCAGTTCAGCGCCTACACCCACCAGTTCGCCGCCGTCGCCGCGCGGATGAACCGCCTGGCCCTGGAGAACGCCGAGACCCTGTTCGGTGTGCAGCTGCGCACCCTGGAGAAGAACGTCGAGGCCACCACCAGCTACCTCGGCGAGCTCGCCGAGGCCCGCGACCTGGATGCCTACCGCAGCCTGCTGCCGAAGGGCCTGCAGATCGCCCGTGACAATGCCGAGCGTGTCGCCGCCGCCGGCCAGGAAGTCATCGGCCTGACCCTCAAGACCGGTGAAGCCCTCGGCGAGCTGGCCAAGAACCAGTTCGAGGCCGCCACCAGCCAGGTGCAGGCCACCGTCGCCAAGGCCGCCCGCAAGCGCTGA